AGCCGCAGGCCCCGCGCACCGAGCCCGAGGCACCGTCCGCCCCGGCCGCGCCCGCGGCCAAGGCGCCGTCCCCGGCCCCGCGCCCGGTCGGCAGGCCCGGCGCCCCGCGCCCGGGCAACAACCCGTTCGCCTCCAGCCAGGGCATGGGCTCGCGCCCTGCCCCGCGTACTCCCGGTGGCGACGACAACCGTCCGCCGCGTCCGCCGGCCGGCGGTGGCGACACGCGCTCGGGCATGCCGCGCCCCAACCCGGCGATGATGCCCAAGTCGCCCGCTGCCTTCGGCAACGGTCCCGGCGCCCGTCCCGCCCGCGGTGGCGCTCCGGGTCGTCCCGGTGCCCCCGGCCGTGGCGGCGCCCCGGGTCGTCCCGGTGGCGCTCCGGGCGGTGCGCCCGGTCGTCCGGGTGGCTTCGGCCCCGCCGGCGGCGGTCGCCCCGGCGGCGGTCGTCCCGGCCAGCGTGGCCAGACCCAGGGTGCCTTCGGTCGCCCGGGTGGCCCGTCGCGCCGTGGCCGCAAGTCGAAGCGGGCGCGTCGTCAGGAGTTCGAGGCCATGGAGGCCCCGACCATCGGCGGCGTGCGCGTCCGCAAGGGCAACGGCGAGACCGTCCGGCTGCCCCGCGGCGCGTCCCTGACCGACTTCGCCGAGAAGATCAACGTCGACGCCGCCGCGCTGGTGCAGATGCTGTTCTCGCTCGGCGAGATGGTCACCTCGACCCAGTCGGTGGGTGACGAGACGTTCGAGCTGCTCGCCGAGGAGCTCAACTACGTCGTCCAGATCGTGTCCCCGGAGGACGAGGACCGCGAGCTGCTCGAGACGTTCGACCTCGAGTTCGGCGCCGACGAGGGCGACGACTCCGACCTGGTGGTCCGTCCGCCGGTCGTCACCGTCATGGGTCACGTCGACCACGGAAAGACCAAGCTCCTCGACGCGCTGCGCAACGCCAACGTCGTCGACAAGGAGGCCGGTGGCATCACCCAGCACATCGGTGCCTACCAGGTCCACACCGAGGTCGACGGCGACGACCGTCGCATCACCCTCATCGACACCCCCGGTCACGAGGCGTTCACCGCGATGCGTGCCCGTGGTGCCCAGGCCACCGACATCGCGATCCTCGTGGTGGCGGCGGACGACGGCGTGATGCCGCAGACGGTCGAGGCGCTCAACCACGCCAAGGCCGCCGACGTCCCGATCGTCGTCGCGGTCAACAAGATCGACAAGCCGGACGCCGACGCCACGAAGGTCCGCGGCCAGCTGACCGAGTACGGCCTGATCCCCGAGGAGTACGGCGGCGACGCGATGTTCGTCGACGTCTCCGCGAAGGCGGGCCTCAACCTCGACAAGCTGCTCGAGGCCGTCGTGCTCACCGCCGACGCGTCCCTGGACCTGCGGGCCAACCCCGACCAGGACGCCCAGGGCCTCGTGGTCGAGGCGCACCTCGACCGTGGCCGCGGCCCCGTCGCGACCGTGCTGGTCCAGCGCGGCACGCTGCGGGTCGGTGACTCGATCGTCGCCGGTCCGGCCCACGGCCGCGTCCGGGCGATGCTCGACGAGCACGGCAACGAGATCACCGAGGCCGACCCGTCGCGTCCGGCGATGGTGCTGGGTCTCTCGGCGGTGCCGGGTGCGGGCCAGAACTTCATCGTGGTCGAGGACGACCGCATGGCCCGCCAGATCGCCGAGAAGCGCGAGGCGCGCGAGCGTGCGGCCATGCAGGCCAAGCGTCGCGTCCGCCGCAGCCTCGAGGACTTCATGGCCTCCATGGAGAAGGGCGAGAGCCAGGAGCTCAACCTCATCCTCAAGGGCGACGTGTCCGGTTCGGTCGAGGCGCTCGAGGACGCGCTGTCGCAGATCGACGTGGGCGACGAGGTGTCGCTGCGCGTCATCGACCGCGGTGTCGGTGCGATCACCGAGACCAACGTCGACCTGGCCGCCGCCTCCGACGCGATCATCATCGGCTTCAACGTCCGCCCGCAGGGCAAGGCGACCGAGATGGCCGACCGCGAGGGCGTGGAGATCCGGTACTACACCGTCATCTACCAGGCCATCGAGGAGATCGAGGCCGCGCTCAAGGGCATGCTCAAGCCGGAGTACGAGGAGGCCACCCTCGGTCAGGCGGAGATCCGCGAGATCTTCCGCTCGTCGCGGGCCGGCAACATCGCGGGCTGCATGGTCACCTCGGGTGTCATCCGGCGCAACGCCAAGGTGCGGGTCATCCGGGACGGCTCGGTCGTCCAGGACAACCTCGACCTCGCCTCGCTGCGCCGCGAGAAGGACGACGCGTCCGAGGTCCGCGAGGGCTTCGAGTGCGGTCTGGTGCTCCGGAACTTCCAGGACATCAAGATCGGCGACATCGTCGAGTCCTTCGAGATGCGCGAGATCCCGCGCAGCTGATCGACCGGCGCTCCGGCGCCGCGCACGGCGTCTGTTCAGTGATCCCCGGTCAGCCGGGGATCACTGAACATGTCGGCCCGTGCAACGCCTGACAACTTCAGCGATCCCCGGTCAGCCGGGGATCGCTGAAGACGCTTCTGAGAGAGTGAGCACCATGAGCAACCCCCGCGTCCGCAAGATCGCCGACCGGATCCAGGTCGTCGTCGCCGAGATGCTCGAGCGCAGGATCAAGGACCCGCGCCTCGGCTTCGTCACCGTCACCGACGTGCGCGTCACCGGCGACTCCCAGCAGGCGTCGATCTTCTACACCGTCCTCGGAAGCGAGGACGACCTCGCCAGCACCGCGGCCGCGCTGGAGTCGGCCAAGGGCGTGATCCGCTCCGAGGTCGCCAAGCAGCTCGGCATGCGGATCGTCCCGACCCTGACCTTCATCCCCGACGCCCTCCCGGAGAGCGCCCGTGCGCTCGACGAGGTGCTGGCCCGCGCCCGCCAGCAGGACGAGGAGGTCGCCGCGCGCCGCGTCGAGGCCTACGCCGGTGAGGCCGACCCGTACAAGAAGCCGCGTGAGGTCGTCGACGAGGACGACCTGGACGACGACGAGGACCTCGACGACTGATGGCCGACTCCGGACTGGTCGTGGTCGACAAGTCCGCGGGCATGACCTCCCACGACGTCGTCGCGCGGGTGCGCCGGCTCGCCGGCACCCGCAAGGTCGGCCACGCCGGCACGCTCGACCCGATGGCCACCGGCGTGCTGGTGCTCGGGGTGGAGCGGGCCACGCGGTTGCTCGGGCACCTGATGCTGACCGAGAAGGCCTACGACGCCACGATCCTCCTCGGCGTCGCGACGACGACCGACGACGCCGAGGGCGAGGTCACCGCCACGGCGGCGACCGACGGCCTCGACCCCGACGACGTGCGCGACCAGCTCGCGCGGTTCGTCGGTGACATCGAGCAGGTGCCCACGGCCGTGTCCGCGATCAAGGTCGACGGCAAGCGGGCCTACGCCCGCGTCCGCGACGGGGAGCAGGTGGAGCTCAAGGCCCGCCCGGTCACGGTCCACGAGCTCGTCGTCCACGAGGTGGCGCTGCCCGAGGTGCGGATCTCGCTGCGCTGCTCGTCCGGGACGTACGTCCGCGCGATCGCCCGCGACCTCGGCGCGGCGCTCGGCGTCGGTGGCCACCTGACTGCGTTGCGGCGCACCGCCGTCGGTCCGTTCGACCTGGCGGTGGCCCGCACCCTCGAGCGGCTCACCGACGACTTCGGCGTCGTGCCGATCGCCGACGCGGCCCGGGCGTCGTTCCCGGGCGTGGACCTCCACGAGGAGCAGGCCGCCCACGTCCGGTTCGGGCGCGGTCTCGACCTGGTCCTCCCCGGGGAGGGACCGCACGCGGTCTTCGCCCCGGACGGGACCTTCCTCGCGCTCTACGAGCAGCGCGGCGCCGAGGCCCGCCCGGTCGCCGTCTTCGTCTGATCGCGCCAGTAGGCTGCGGCCGTGCAGATCTGGCGAGACGTCGACGACGTGCCGGCCGACCTCGGCCGCACGGTCGTCAGCATCGGCAACTTCGACGGCGTCCACCGCGGGCACGCCCACGTGCTGCGGCAGGCCCGCGAGACCGCGACCCGGCTGGGTGTCGACACGGTCGTCGCGGTCACGTTCGACCCGCACCCGATGGCCGTGCTGCGACCCGAGCACGCCCCGCCCACGCTCACCTCGATCGAGACCCGCGCGCGGCTGCTCGAGGGTGCCGGGGTCGACGCGATCCTGGTGGTGGGCTTCGACCGGGAGATCGCCGGCTGGTCGCCGGAGGAGTTCATCGACCGGGTGCTGGTCGACGGGCTGCACGCCGCGGCGGTCGTCGTCGGCTCCAACTTCCGCTTCGGCGCCAAGGCGGCCGGTGAGGTCGCCACGCTGGTCGCCGCCGGCGGCTCCCGCGGCTTCGAGACCGTCGGGGTGGCCCTCGACGGCGGCCCGCAGGTCTGGAGCTCGACCTACGTGCGCCAGTGCCTGGCCACCGGTGACGTCGCCGGCGCGTCGGAGGCGCTGGGCCGCCCCTTCACCGTGCGCGGCACGGTCGTCGAGGGGGACAAGCGCGGCCGCGAGCTCGGCTACCCGACGGCCAACGTCCCGGTGCCGCCGGTCGACGCCGCGCCGGCCGACGGCGTCTACGCCGGCTGGCTGACCCGGCTCGACACGGGCGAGCGCTACCCCGCGGCGATCTCCGTCGGCACCAACCCGACCTTCGAGGGCGAGCGCGAGCGGCGGGTCGAGTCCTACGTCCTGGATCGCGACGACCTCGAGCTCTACGGCGTCGAGGTCGAGGTCGCCTTCACCGAGCGGCTGCGCGGGATGGTGAAGTTCGACGGGATTGACGCGCTGCTGGAGACGATGGCCGACGACGTCGTCCGGGCGCGCGAGGTCCTGGGTGCCTGAGCGGCACGATCGCGTGGAGGACTGGTTCCTCGCGCACGGCTTGCCCTACTTCGTCGCCGAGGAGCGAGCCGCCGCCCGTGCGGGCCTGCGGCCGCGCCGCCTCGCCACGCTGTTGCTGGCGCTGCTGGTGCTGGCCGGCGCCGCCGGCCTCGCGGCGTACGTCTCGGACACCTATGCCGCCGGTCCTGCGCTCTGGATGTCGGTCGGTGGCCTCGCGCTCCTCTGGTACGCCCTGACCGCGCTCCGGGCCAGGCCGATCGTCGGCTTCGCGGTGTCGAACACCCTCGGCAGCCTGCGCTTCATCGCCCCGATGGCGTCGCGGGCGCTGCCCCTCCTGCTGGTCTTCGTGACCTTCCTCTTCGTCAACGCCGAGGCCTGGCAGATGACCAGCAACCTCCCCTTCGGCCTGCTCTGGTCGACGGTGCTGCTGATGTTCGGTCTCGCGGTCCTGTTCCTGCTGGTCCGACTGCCGGAGGAGGTGGACCGGGTCGACGACCAGGTCGACGACGACTTCGTGGTGCGCACCTGCGCCGGGACGCCGCTGGAGGCCGCGAGCCGTGAGGTGGCCGCCGATCCGTCCGTCGACCCGCAGGACCACGCCCAGGTCTCCGGCTTCGAGCGGTGGAACCTGATCCTCGTCCTGCTGGTGATCCAGTCGGTCCAGGTGCTGCTGCTCTCGACGACCGTGTTCGTCTTCTTCATGCTGTTCGGCTCGCTGGTGATGCAGACCGACACCCAGCTGGCCTGGACCCAGCTGCGGAGCCTCGACCACCTTCCCGGCCTGTCGAACCTCACGCTCTCGCTGGTGAAGGTGTCGCTGTTCCTCGCATCGTTCAGCGGCTTCTACTTCACGGTCTCGGCCGTCACCGACGACACCTACCGGCGACAGTTCTTCTCGGTGGTCGAGAGCCAGCTCGAGCGGGCCGTGGGCATGCGGGCGGTCTACCGCGCGACGCGCGAGCGCGCCTGACCCCTCACGCACCGCTCGGAGGCGGGACACGCCCGGACGCGACCGTGGGCGGTGCGTGAGGGGGACTCCTGCAGCTCGGAATCCCCGTCACGCACCGCCCACGGGTGGAACGGGGTGGTGCGGGTGGTGCTGGGTCGGGTCAGGCGTCGAGGTCCTGCTCGACCAGCGCGGCGATCGCGTCGACCGCCGCCTCGTCGTCGCCGGCGACCTCGACGGTGTCGCCGTGGCCGGCGCCGAGGGTCATGATCATCAGCGACGAGCTGGCGTCGACGCCGTTGATGGTGACGTCGGAGCCGAGCTCGCCGGCCTTCTCGGCGATGATGGCGGCGGGGCGGGCGTGCAGGCCGACGGCGGAGCCGACGACGACGGACTTGCTGGGCATGGTGCTCCTTCGGGTGGGGAGTGTGTCGGGTCGTGCGGTGGGTCAGACGGTAGCGAGGTCGGCGTCGGTGCGGCCCAAGCTCTTGAGGACGATCACGAGGGCGGCGCTGACGAGGACGCCGGCGAGCAGCGCCACGAGGAACCAGATCTTGTTGTCCACGGCGAAGAGCACGAAGATGCCGCCGTGCGGGGCGCGCAGCCCCACGTCGAGGCCCATCGAGAGCGCTCCGGTGACGGCGCTGCCGGCCATGATCGACGGGATCACGCGCAGCGGGTCGGCCGCCGCGAACGGGATCGCGCCCTCGGTGATGAACGACGCGCCCATCAGCCAGGCGGCCTTGCCGTTCTCCCGCTCGGGGACCGTGAAGAGCCCGGGGCGTACGACGGTGGCGAGCGCGAGTGCCAGCGGCGGCACCATGCCGGCGAGCATGACGGCGGCCATGACCTTGAGCTGCGGGGCGTCCGTCGCGGTGGCGGCGGCGCCGAGACCGGCGGTCGCGAAGGCGTAGGCCGTCTTGTTGAGCGGGCCGCCCATGTCGAAGGCCATCATCAGGCCGAGGATGACGCCGAGCAGGACCGCGGAGCCGCCGCTCATGCTGTTGAGGCCGTCCGTGAGGGCGGACATCAGGCTGGCGAGCGGCTTGCCGAGGACGACCACCATGACGAACCCGGAGATGAGGGTCGCCAAGAGCGGGATCACCAGCACGGGCATCAGCCCGCGGGCCCAGGTCGGGACCTTCCACGAGGCGATCCAGTGAGCGGCGAGACCGGCGAGGACGCCGCCGATGATGCCGCCGAGGAAGCCGGAGTTGAGAGTGCCGGCGATCGCGCCCATCACGAAGCCGGGGGCGATACCGGGGCGGTCGGCGATGGCGTAGGCGATGTAGCCGGCGAGCGCCGGCACGAGGAAGCCGAACGCGGCCGCTCCGAGGGTGAAGAACAGCGCGCCGAGGTAGGCGAAGAACGAGCTGCCGGCGAGCGCGTGGTCGAGGCCGAGCTCGTTGACGTCGGGCAGGTTGAACAGCGTGTTGTCGACCGCGATCGACTGGCCGTCGTTGACGATCTCGTAGCCGCCGAAGAGGAAGCCGAGCGCGATCAGCAGACCACCGGCCGCGACGAACGGGATCATGTAGGACACGCCGGTCATCAGCACGCGGCGGATCCGGCCGCCCCATGACTCGTCGGCGGCGTGGCCGGCGCCGGCGGACGACGCCTCGCCCTCGACCTTGGGTGCACTGGCCGGGTCGGCGGCGTAGCGCAGCGCCTCGGCGACCATCGCGTCGGCGTCGTCGATCGGGCGCTTCACGCCGCTGCTGACCATCGGCTTGCCGGCGAAGCGGCCGCGGTCGCGGACCCCCACGTCGACGGCGAAGATGACGGCGCCGGCGGCGGCGATGGTGTCGGGGGACAGGGGGGTCGACCCGGCCGAGCCCTGCGTCTCGACCTGGAGGCGTACGCCCGCGCGCTCGGCGGCGGCCTCGAGGGCCTCGGCTGCCATGTAGGTGTGCGCGATGCCGGTCGGGCAGGCGGTGACCGCCACCAGCGACGGCTTCTCCGACGAGGCCGCGGCGGCAGCGGGTGCCGCGGCGGCAGCGGCAGGAGCGGCGGCAGCGGCAGGAGCGGCGGCAGCAGCGGCCGGTGCGGCGGCGTGCTTGGCCGGCGCCGGCTCGCCGAGCTCGTGGGTGACCAGGTCGACGACGTCCTCGTCGGTCTCGGCGGCGCGCAGGGCGTCGGTGAAGGCGGGCTTCACCAGCGCGCGGGCCAGCTTGGTGAGGATGGTGAGGTGGTCGGCGTCGCCACCGGCGGGCGCGGCGATGAGGAAGGCGATGTCGGCCGGGCCGTCCTTGGCGCCGAAGTCGACCGGCGGCTCGAGCCGGGCGAACGCGAGCGTCGGGACCTCGACGCCGGCGGTGCGGCAGTGCGGGATCGCGATGCCGCCGGGCAGGCCGGTCGCCGAGGTGGACTCGCGGGCGAACGCGTCCTCGACCAGCTGGTCCTTGTCGGTCGCGCGGCCGGCGTCGTCGACGACGCCGGCGAGCGCCCGGATCACGTCGTGCTTGTCGGAGCCCCAGTCGGCTCCGAGCCGCACGAGTGCGGTGGTGATGAGGTCGGTCATGCGATGACTCCCAGTGCGGTGACGCCGACGAGCTCCGTGCGGAGCTGCGAGGGCAGGGGGATGGTGGTGCCGGGTAGGCCTGCGGCGGCGCTGCCGTAGGAGACTGCGAGGGCGAGGCGGTCGGGGGCGGCGAGCCCCCGGATGTCGCCGAGGAGGTAGCCGAAGAGGCTGGAGTCACCGGCGCCCACGGTGCTGACGACGGTCGTGGGCGGAGGGGTGGCGTGCCAGGCACCCTCCTCGGTCACGAGGACGGCGCCGTTGCCGCCGAGGGTGGCGAGGACGGCCCCGACCCCCCGGTCGACGAGCTGTCGGGCCGCGGCCGCGGCGGCGGCCGGATCGGACTCGAGGGTGTCGGCGTCGCCCCCGGTGAAGGAGGCGAGCTCCTCGCCGTTGGGCTTCATCAGGTCGGGGGCGGCGTGCGGGAGCGCGTCGACCAGGGCCTGGAGCGGTGCCTCGGAGGTGTCGACCGCGACGTGGCCGCCGGCCTCGCGCAGCCGGCGTACGAGGTCGGCGTAGAACGTCGGCGGTGCGCCCGCGGGCAGCGAGCCGGCCAGCACGGTCCAGGACGCGGAGGCGGCGCGGACCAGGACGGCCTGGGCCATCAGCTCGAGGTGGAGCGGCAGCACCTCGGCGCCGGGGGAGTTGAGCTTGGTCGTCGTGCCGTCGGGCTCGGTGATGGTGAGGTTGACCCGTACGTCGCCGGCGGGCTGGACGGGTCGGCAGTCGATGCCCGCGCCGAGCAGCTCGAGGACGAACGGGTCCTCCTTGGCGGCCGGGACCACGGCGATGCTGGGGATGTCGGCGCTGACCGCCGCGCGGGAGATGTTGACGCCCTTGCCGCCGGCCTGCGAGGTCACCGAGGCGACCCGGTGGACCTGGCCGCGGACCAGCTCGCCGTCGAGGGCGACGGTGCGGTCGATGCTCGGGTTGGGGGTGAGGGTGAGGATCATGCGACCACCACCTCGATCCCGGCCTGCTCGAGCGCCCGGCGGTCGGCGGTGTCGGTGGCGCCGTCGGTGACCAGCGCGTCGAGGCTGTCGAGGGTGGCGAACCGGACCGCGGTCTCCACGCCGAACTTGGTGGAGTCGGCCAGCACGACGGTGCGCCGTGCGCACGCGATGATCGCCCGCTTGGTGGCGGCCTCGTCGGCGTCGGGCGTGGTGAGGCCGTGACCGACGGTGATGCCGTTGGTGGCGACGAACGCGACGTCGGCACGCAGCTCGTGCAGCGCGGTGACGGTGTCTGCGCCGACCGCGGCGTGCGTGGTGGGCCGGACCCGCCCGGGCAGCAGGTGCAGCTCGATCTGGGGGAGACCGGCGAGCCGGGTCGCGACCGGGACCGCGTGGGTGATCACGGTCAGCCGGTGGTCGCGGGGGAGGGCGGCGGCGAAGCGGGCCGTCGTGGTGCCGGCGTCGATGACGACCACCGAGTCCGGCGGCGGGAGCAGCGCGACGGCCGCCGCGGCGATCGCCTCCTTGGCCTGCGTGTTGCTCTGGTCGCGCTCGCCGATCCCTGATTCGATGACGGTGAGCGAACCGGCGGGGACCGCCCCGCCGTGCACCCGTCGGACGAGGCCCATCCGGTCCAGCGTCGACAGGTCGCGGCGCACGGTCTCCGTGGTGACCTCGAACTCCCCGGCGAGCTGCACCACCGACAACCGACCGCGACGACTGATCAGCTGGGCCATCGCCTGCTGGCGTTCCTCGGCGTACATCGGTCCTCCTCTCGGGGATCTGTGTATGTGTTGTTTTAGTCCCGAATGTGTTGCTTGTCAACCATGGCGTGTTCTACGGTGTGTCCATGACCACACCCGCCAGCACCACCCTGAGCGGGACCCCGGTCGTTCCGGGTGTCGCCGCCGGACCCGTCCTCCACGTGCGCGGCGAGGTCTCGCCGGACGCCATCGCGCGCTACGGCGAGGGCGACTTCGCCGACGCCGATGCCGCGCTCGCCGGCTACGACGAGGCGGCCGCCGCCGTCGCCGCGACCTTCACCGAGAAGGCCGCCTCGGCGCAGGGGGCCGCGGCCGAGGTGCTGACCGCGAGCGCCGGCCTCGCTCGCGACAAGGGCCTGAGGTCAGCGGTGGCGAAGAACCTCCAGGCCGGCCAGGGTCCGGTCGCGGCGGTGCAGGGCGCGGTCGAGCAGTTCGTCACGATCTTCACCAACATGGGCGGCCTGATGGCCGAGCGGGTCACCGACCTGCGCGACATCGAGCGCCGCGTGGTCGCCCACCTCGTCGGTGAGCCGGCGCCCGGGGTGCCGACGCCGTCCGAGCCGTCGATCCTCGTCGCGGAGGACCTCGCTCCGAGCGACACCTCCGGCCTCGACCCCGCGCTGGTCACCGCCCTCGTCACCGAGCGCGGCGGCGCCACCAGCCACACCGCGATCATCGCCCGCCAGCTCGGCATCCCCTGCGTCGTCGGTGCCGCGGGCATCACCGAGCTGGCCGAGGGGACCTTCGTCGTCGTCGACGGCGAGGCCGGCACCATCGAGCAGGGTGCCGACCGTGAGGAGGCGTCGGCGCGGGTGGAGGAGAGCCGCCGCCTGCGCGAGGAGCTCGCCGCCTGGGACGGCCCGGCGGCGACCGCCGACGGGATGCCGGTCAAGCTGCTCGCCAACGTCGCCGACGGGCCGTCCGCGGAGTCGGCCGGCGTCGAGCCGGTCCAGGGCGTCGGCCTGTTCCGCACCGAGCTGTGCTTCCTCAACCGCAAGGACGAGCCGGGCGTGGAGGAGCAGGCCGACATCTACGCCGGCGTCCTCGCGCCCTACGCCGACGGCCGGTACGTCGTCGTCCGCACCCTCGACGCGGGGTCCGACAAGCCCATCGCCTTCGCGACCCACGAGGGCGAGGAGAACCCCGCCCTCGGCGTGCGTGGCCTCCGGCTCAGCTTCGACAACCCGGGCCTGATGGACCGCCAGCTCGACGGCATCGCCGCGGCCGCGGAGCGTACGGGCACCGAGACCTGGGTGATGGCGCCGATGGTGGCCACCGTCGCCGAGGCCGCCGACTTCGCGGCGAAGGTGCGCGCCCGGGGCCTCAAGCCCGGGGTGATGGTCGAGATCCCGAGCGCGGCGCTGCTGGCCCACCGGATGCTCGAGGTCGTCGACTTCCTCTCCATCGGCACCAACGACCTCACCCAGTACGCGATGGCCGCCGACCGGATGGCCACCGACCTCGCCCACCTCACCGACCCCTGGCAGCCGGCCGTGCTCCAGCTGATCGCCATCACCGCCCACGCGGGTGCCGAGGCCGGCAAGCCGGTCGGCGTCTGCGGCGAGGCCGCCGCTGACCCGCTGCTCGCGACCGCCCTCATCGGCATGGGCATCACCTCTCTGTCGATGGCGGCACGCGCCGTCCGCCCGGTCGGCGCACAGCTCGCGCGGGTGAGCTTCGAGACCTGCGAGATCGCCGCCGAGGCCGCCCTCGGCGCCCCCGACCCGATGGCCGCGCGTGCGGCCGTACGCGAGGTGCTGGGCCACTGACGCCCGACGCCCACCGACCCCTACGTCACCCGGAGGAACCGATGACATCTGCCTACGACCGCTACCGCGCGGCCGACGACGACCGACCGGACCAGGCGTGGGCCTGGCTGCTGCACGGAGCGGGGGAGGACAACATGGGCGCGGACGGCGCGCCCGAGCGGGTGCCGGTGCCCGAGCCCGCCGCCGACCAGATGCTGGTGCGGATCGACAGCGTCGGCCTGTGCTTCTCCGACGTGAAGATCATGCGCCAGGGCGGCAGCCACCCCAAGCTCTACAACCGCGACCTCGCGAAGGACCCCACCCGCCTCGGGCACGAGGTCAGCCTCACCGTGGTCGAGGTCGGCGACGAGCTGGCCGACCGCTTCCACGCCGGCCAGCGGCTCGCGGTGCAGCCCGACATCTACCAGGACGGGAAGAGCACGGCCTACGGCTACACGATCCCCGGCGGGCTCATCCAGCACCACGTGATGGGCACCGAGATGCTCGACACCGACGACGGTGTCTGCCTGCTGCCGCTGCCCGACTCGATGGGCTACGCCGAGGCCTCCACGCTGGAGCCGTGGGGCTGCGTGATGGCGGCCTACACCCAGCGGCGGCGCCTCGAGCCGAAGGCGGGCGGGACCATGTGGATCGTCGGGCGCCCCGGCGACGAGCGGGACTACGAGTTCTCGGCCGGGCTCGACGCCCCGTCGACCATCGTCCTGACCGACGCACCTGCCTCGGTCGCCGCGCTCGTCGAGGGCACCTCGGCCACCGTCGTCGTCCGGGACGGCCTCGGCGCCGACGACTACCAGGCGCTGGTCGACGAGCTGACCGACGGTGCCGGCTTCGACGACATCGTCCTGCTCGACCCCCGCTCTGCGACGACCGCGGGCGCCGTCGCGACCCACATCGCCCGGCGCGGCACCCTCAACCTCGTCGGCGAGACCGCCCTGGACGGCCTCGTGGACCTCGACGTGGGGCGCCTGCACTACGACTACACCGCCTACCTCGGCGGCCGCGGCCCCGACATCGCCGCGTCCTACGGCGAGGCGCGCAACCGCTGCGACCTGCGCTCGCGCGGCACCACCGTCTTCGTGGGTGCCGGCGGCCCGATGGGGTTGATGCACGTGCAGCGAGCGATGCAGCAGGCCGACGGCCCCCGCACGATCGTCGCCACCGAGGTGAGCGACGAGCGGCTGAGGAGCCTCGTGGACCGGCTCGGCCACCTCGCGGCGGACAACGACTGCGAGCTCGTGACCTTCAACTCCCAGACCTCGGAGCAGTCGCTGCACGACTTCGTGATGGAGCTGACCGACGGGCGCGGCGCCGACGACGTGGTGGTCAGCGTCCCGATCTCCGAGGTGATGGCCGAGGCCGACACGATCATGGCGCCGGACGGCATGCTCGTCTTCTTCGCGGGCGTCCCCAACGGCACCCTGGCGCCGATGGACCTGAGCCGGGTCTACCTGGCCAACGCGCAGTACACCGGCACGTCCGGCCTCACCATCCACGACCAGCAGCAGGTGGTCGACCTGGCCGAGGC
This genomic interval from Nocardioides palaemonis contains the following:
- the infB gene encoding translation initiation factor IF-2 translates to MAKTRVHELAKEFGVESKFVLEKLKEMGEFVKSASSTVEPPVEMRFKKQYGEELKAASAAAPAADAASEAPAEKPAAKKAAPKPGPKPAPVAETPAPAAEAPAAAEQPAAPATPAARPGPKPGPKPAAAEPQAPRTEPEAPSAPAAPAAKAPSPAPRPVGRPGAPRPGNNPFASSQGMGSRPAPRTPGGDDNRPPRPPAGGGDTRSGMPRPNPAMMPKSPAAFGNGPGARPARGGAPGRPGAPGRGGAPGRPGGAPGGAPGRPGGFGPAGGGRPGGGRPGQRGQTQGAFGRPGGPSRRGRKSKRARRQEFEAMEAPTIGGVRVRKGNGETVRLPRGASLTDFAEKINVDAAALVQMLFSLGEMVTSTQSVGDETFELLAEELNYVVQIVSPEDEDRELLETFDLEFGADEGDDSDLVVRPPVVTVMGHVDHGKTKLLDALRNANVVDKEAGGITQHIGAYQVHTEVDGDDRRITLIDTPGHEAFTAMRARGAQATDIAILVVAADDGVMPQTVEALNHAKAADVPIVVAVNKIDKPDADATKVRGQLTEYGLIPEEYGGDAMFVDVSAKAGLNLDKLLEAVVLTADASLDLRANPDQDAQGLVVEAHLDRGRGPVATVLVQRGTLRVGDSIVAGPAHGRVRAMLDEHGNEITEADPSRPAMVLGLSAVPGAGQNFIVVEDDRMARQIAEKREARERAAMQAKRRVRRSLEDFMASMEKGESQELNLILKGDVSGSVEALEDALSQIDVGDEVSLRVIDRGVGAITETNVDLAAASDAIIIGFNVRPQGKATEMADREGVEIRYYTVIYQAIEEIEAALKGMLKPEYEEATLGQAEIREIFRSSRAGNIAGCMVTSGVIRRNAKVRVIRDGSVVQDNLDLASLRREKDDASEVREGFECGLVLRNFQDIKIGDIVESFEMREIPRS
- a CDS encoding HPr family phosphocarrier protein, coding for MPSKSVVVGSAVGLHARPAAIIAEKAGELGSDVTINGVDASSSLMIMTLGAGHGDTVEVAGDDEAAVDAIAALVEQDLDA
- the truB gene encoding tRNA pseudouridine(55) synthase TruB — encoded protein: MADSGLVVVDKSAGMTSHDVVARVRRLAGTRKVGHAGTLDPMATGVLVLGVERATRLLGHLMLTEKAYDATILLGVATTTDDAEGEVTATAATDGLDPDDVRDQLARFVGDIEQVPTAVSAIKVDGKRAYARVRDGEQVELKARPVTVHELVVHEVALPEVRISLRCSSGTYVRAIARDLGAALGVGGHLTALRRTAVGPFDLAVARTLERLTDDFGVVPIADAARASFPGVDLHEEQAAHVRFGRGLDLVLPGEGPHAVFAPDGTFLALYEQRGAEARPVAVFV
- the rbfA gene encoding 30S ribosome-binding factor RbfA, with the protein product MSNPRVRKIADRIQVVVAEMLERRIKDPRLGFVTVTDVRVTGDSQQASIFYTVLGSEDDLASTAAALESAKGVIRSEVAKQLGMRIVPTLTFIPDALPESARALDEVLARARQQDEEVAARRVEAYAGEADPYKKPREVVDEDDLDDDEDLDD
- a CDS encoding PTS fructose transporter subunit IIABC, which gives rise to MTDLITTALVRLGADWGSDKHDVIRALAGVVDDAGRATDKDQLVEDAFARESTSATGLPGGIAIPHCRTAGVEVPTLAFARLEPPVDFGAKDGPADIAFLIAAPAGGDADHLTILTKLARALVKPAFTDALRAAETDEDVVDLVTHELGEPAPAKHAAAPAAAAAAPAAAAAPAAAAAAPAAAAASSEKPSLVAVTACPTGIAHTYMAAEALEAAAERAGVRLQVETQGSAGSTPLSPDTIAAAGAVIFAVDVGVRDRGRFAGKPMVSSGVKRPIDDADAMVAEALRYAADPASAPKVEGEASSAGAGHAADESWGGRIRRVLMTGVSYMIPFVAAGGLLIALGFLFGGYEIVNDGQSIAVDNTLFNLPDVNELGLDHALAGSSFFAYLGALFFTLGAAAFGFLVPALAGYIAYAIADRPGIAPGFVMGAIAGTLNSGFLGGIIGGVLAGLAAHWIASWKVPTWARGLMPVLVIPLLATLISGFVMVVVLGKPLASLMSALTDGLNSMSGGSAVLLGVILGLMMAFDMGGPLNKTAYAFATAGLGAAATATDAPQLKVMAAVMLAGMVPPLALALATVVRPGLFTVPERENGKAAWLMGASFITEGAIPFAAADPLRVIPSIMAGSAVTGALSMGLDVGLRAPHGGIFVLFAVDNKIWFLVALLAGVLVSAALVIVLKSLGRTDADLATV
- a CDS encoding bifunctional riboflavin kinase/FAD synthetase, whose translation is MQIWRDVDDVPADLGRTVVSIGNFDGVHRGHAHVLRQARETATRLGVDTVVAVTFDPHPMAVLRPEHAPPTLTSIETRARLLEGAGVDAILVVGFDREIAGWSPEEFIDRVLVDGLHAAAVVVGSNFRFGAKAAGEVATLVAAGGSRGFETVGVALDGGPQVWSSTYVRQCLATGDVAGASEALGRPFTVRGTVVEGDKRGRELGYPTANVPVPPVDAAPADGVYAGWLTRLDTGERYPAAISVGTNPTFEGERERRVESYVLDRDDLELYGVEVEVAFTERLRGMVKFDGIDALLETMADDVVRAREVLGA